In Massilistercora timonensis, the following are encoded in one genomic region:
- a CDS encoding NAD(+)/NADH kinase, producing MEHFLIVTNDGKDADGRVTAKVKRLLTDAGKTCVLCEKDGDKKIIREKIPEKIDCAVVIGGDGSLIEVARFLHGRNIPVLGINMGTLGYLTEVEVNHIEDAFAQILEGDYTLEDRMMLEGTLQDGRKDISLNDIVVSRKTEIRLIHFRIYVNGELLNTYEADGVIISTPTGSTAYNLSAGGPIVEPTASMIVITPICPHALNTSSIVLSAEDEIVIEIAEGRHDAVEEAMVAFDGADTLPLVTGDRVTIRRAGASTRLMRLSRISFLEMLRRKMKGN from the coding sequence ATGGAACATTTTCTGATCGTGACAAATGACGGAAAGGACGCGGACGGTCGTGTGACGGCAAAAGTGAAGCGGCTTCTTACCGACGCGGGAAAGACCTGCGTTCTCTGTGAGAAGGACGGGGATAAGAAGATCATCCGGGAGAAGATCCCTGAGAAGATCGACTGTGCCGTGGTCATCGGCGGGGACGGAAGCCTTATCGAGGTGGCCCGGTTCCTGCACGGAAGGAATATCCCGGTGCTGGGGATCAACATGGGGACGCTTGGTTATCTCACCGAGGTGGAAGTCAACCACATCGAAGACGCCTTCGCCCAGATCCTTGAGGGGGATTATACCCTGGAAGACCGGATGATGCTGGAGGGAACTCTTCAGGACGGAAGGAAGGATATTTCCTTAAATGATATCGTGGTATCCAGGAAGACGGAGATCCGGCTGATCCATTTCCGGATCTATGTGAACGGGGAACTTCTGAATACCTACGAGGCGGACGGCGTGATCATTTCCACGCCCACCGGCTCCACGGCATATAATCTGTCCGCCGGAGGGCCTATCGTAGAACCCACGGCATCCATGATCGTGATCACTCCCATCTGTCCCCACGCGCTGAACACCAGCAGTATCGTGCTCTCTGCAGAGGACGAGATCGTGATCGAGATCGCAGAGGGGCGCCATGACGCGGTGGAAGAAGCCATGGTGGCCTTCGACGGGGCGGACACCCTGCCGCTGGTAACAGGAGATAGAGTAACCATTCGAAGAGCCGGAGCTTCCACCAGGCTCATGCGCCTTAGCAGGATCAGTTTTCTGGAGATGCTGCGCAGAAAGATGAAAGGAAATTAG
- a CDS encoding TlyA family RNA methyltransferase, with protein MKERLDVLLVKRNLAASREKAKAVIMAGNVYVDGQKEDKPGTTFKEECKIEVRGNTLPYVSRGGLKLEKALNHFDLSVEGKVCTDVGSSTGGFTDCMLQNGARKVYAIDVGRGQLDWKLRQDDRVVCMEKTNIRYVTPEDIGEPVEFSSIDVSFISLTKVLLPIREYLTGDGEIVALIKPQFEAGREKVGKKGVVREPATHREVIQKVADYACSIGFDVLELEFSPIRGPEGNIEYLVHLKKCGRETGTQAGNVDIRGTVEQAFTALAKE; from the coding sequence ATGAAAGAACGTTTGGATGTACTGCTGGTGAAGCGGAATCTGGCAGCCTCCCGGGAGAAGGCCAAGGCGGTGATCATGGCCGGGAACGTCTATGTGGACGGCCAGAAGGAAGACAAACCGGGGACAACCTTCAAAGAAGAATGCAAGATCGAGGTGCGGGGGAATACCCTTCCCTATGTGAGCCGGGGAGGGCTGAAACTGGAGAAGGCCCTGAACCATTTTGATCTTTCGGTGGAGGGGAAGGTGTGCACCGACGTGGGTTCTTCCACTGGAGGGTTCACAGACTGTATGCTCCAGAACGGGGCCAGGAAGGTTTATGCTATCGACGTGGGGAGAGGCCAGCTGGACTGGAAGCTGCGCCAGGACGACCGGGTGGTGTGTATGGAGAAGACCAACATCCGCTATGTGACGCCGGAGGACATCGGGGAGCCGGTAGAATTTTCCTCCATCGACGTTTCCTTTATCTCCCTGACTAAAGTGCTGCTGCCCATCCGGGAGTATCTCACCGGGGACGGTGAGATCGTGGCGCTGATCAAGCCTCAGTTCGAGGCGGGCCGGGAGAAGGTGGGGAAGAAGGGCGTGGTGCGCGAACCTGCCACCCACCGGGAAGTGATCCAGAAAGTGGCGGATTACGCCTGCTCCATCGGCTTTGACGTACTGGAGCTGGAATTTTCCCCCATCCGGGGACCGGAGGGGAACATCGAATATCTGGTCCATCTGAAGAAATGCGGCAGAGAAACCGGGACACAGGCCGGGAATGTAGACATCCGGGGGACGGTGGAGCAGGCCTTCACCGCATTGGCCAAAGAATAG
- the dxs gene encoding 1-deoxy-D-xylulose-5-phosphate synthase → MLERIQKENDIKNLNGEELEILAEEIRQFLVEKVSRTGGHLASNLGVVELTMALHLMFDLPQDKIIWDVGHQSYTHKLLTGRKEGFDDLRRYGGMSGFPKRKESPCDAFDTGHSSTSISAGLGLVAARDLKGEDYRVISVIGDGSLTGGMAYEALNNAAHLKTNFIIVLNDNHMSISENVGGMSRYLAKLRTADIYTGLKKGVTNTLHSIPVIGDPLIEKIRKTKSSIKQLVVPGMFFEDMGITYLGPVPGHNLSLLCRALREASKIDGPVLLHVLTRKGKGYTPAEQAPDKFHGIGPFDIATGEVCSSGEKKDSYTDVFGKVLCDEARRDPKIAAITAAMADGTGLSRFRRMFPDRFFDVGIAEEHAVTFAAGLAAGGMKPVFAVYSSFLQRGYDQLIHDVGLQNLPVVLAVDRAGLVGSDGETHQGIFDLSYLGSIPNMTILSPKNKWELADMLRFALAFEGPVALRYPRGTAYDGYREFRAPVVYGKSEMIREEKDIALVSVGHMFETAALVRDMLKEKGYSCTLVNARFVKPLDEEMFVELSRTHGLIGVIEENVPCGSFGERVLAFACKRGLKARILPLSLPDDYVEHGSVEILRRETGLDPESLTKRILEAYKEL, encoded by the coding sequence ATGCTGGAGCGGATACAAAAGGAAAATGATATTAAGAACTTAAACGGGGAAGAACTGGAGATCCTGGCAGAGGAGATCCGGCAGTTCCTGGTGGAGAAGGTGAGCAGGACCGGAGGACACCTGGCCTCCAACCTGGGTGTGGTGGAGCTGACCATGGCCCTTCATCTGATGTTTGACCTTCCCCAGGATAAGATCATCTGGGATGTGGGGCATCAGTCCTACACCCACAAACTTCTCACCGGGAGAAAAGAGGGGTTTGACGACCTGCGGCGCTACGGGGGGATGAGCGGGTTCCCCAAGCGCAAGGAAAGCCCCTGCGACGCCTTTGATACCGGACACAGTTCTACTTCCATCTCGGCCGGGCTGGGACTTGTGGCTGCCCGGGATCTTAAGGGAGAGGACTACCGGGTCATCTCCGTGATCGGGGACGGGTCCCTGACCGGAGGGATGGCCTATGAGGCTCTCAATAACGCCGCTCACCTGAAGACGAATTTTATCATTGTACTCAATGACAACCATATGTCCATCTCAGAAAATGTAGGGGGCATGTCCCGGTATCTGGCCAAACTGCGGACGGCGGATATCTACACCGGCCTTAAGAAAGGCGTGACCAATACCCTTCACAGTATCCCGGTGATCGGGGATCCTCTCATCGAGAAGATCCGCAAGACCAAGAGCAGTATTAAGCAGCTGGTGGTGCCGGGAATGTTTTTCGAAGACATGGGGATCACTTACCTGGGACCTGTGCCGGGACATAACCTGTCTCTTTTGTGCCGGGCCCTTCGGGAGGCCAGCAAGATCGACGGGCCGGTGCTCCTCCATGTGCTGACCCGGAAGGGGAAAGGCTATACCCCTGCGGAGCAGGCGCCGGACAAGTTCCACGGTATCGGCCCCTTCGATATAGCCACCGGGGAAGTCTGTTCTTCGGGAGAGAAAAAAGACAGCTACACAGATGTGTTTGGCAAGGTCCTGTGCGATGAAGCCAGAAGAGATCCGAAGATCGCGGCTATCACCGCAGCTATGGCGGACGGCACCGGGCTGTCCCGGTTCCGCCGGATGTTCCCGGACCGTTTCTTTGACGTGGGAATCGCGGAGGAACATGCAGTGACCTTTGCCGCCGGGCTGGCGGCGGGAGGAATGAAGCCGGTGTTCGCCGTCTATTCCTCCTTCCTCCAAAGAGGCTATGACCAGCTGATCCATGACGTGGGCCTGCAGAACCTGCCGGTGGTGCTGGCGGTGGACCGGGCCGGACTGGTGGGAAGCGACGGAGAGACTCATCAGGGAATCTTCGACCTGTCCTATCTGGGAAGCATTCCTAATATGACCATCCTGTCTCCCAAGAACAAGTGGGAGCTGGCGGATATGCTCAGGTTCGCCCTGGCTTTTGAAGGACCTGTGGCGCTGCGCTATCCCAGAGGGACTGCGTACGACGGATACCGGGAGTTCCGGGCGCCGGTGGTCTATGGAAAGAGCGAGATGATCCGGGAAGAGAAAGACATCGCTCTGGTAAGCGTGGGACACATGTTTGAGACGGCTGCGTTGGTGCGGGACATGCTGAAGGAGAAAGGATATTCCTGTACCCTTGTGAACGCCCGGTTTGTGAAGCCCCTGGATGAGGAGATGTTTGTGGAACTTTCCAGGACCCATGGCCTGATCGGGGTGATCGAGGAAAATGTGCCCTGCGGAAGCTTTGGGGAGCGGGTCCTTGCGTTTGCATGTAAGCGTGGCCTTAAGGCCAGGATCCTGCCCCTGTCTCTGCCGGATGATTATGTGGAGCACGGCAGTGTGGAGATCCTGCGCCGGGAGACAGGGCTTGATCCGGAATCCCTGACAAAGCGGATTCTGGAAGCATATAAGGAGTTATAG
- a CDS encoding polyprenyl synthetase family protein translates to MSSNSDFGRLQKEKVEEIEEILQTFLPAEEGYQKVIMEAMNYSLMAGGKRLRPMLMQETHRLFGGESPALAPFMAAMEMIHTYSLVHDDLPAMDNDDYRRGRLTTWRVYGEDMGILAGDALLNYAFETAFQAFSLAPEEASSIGRALQVLGEKAGIRGMIGGQVIDVGKTGQAVEKEVLDTIYELKTGALIEASMMVGASLAGASEEEIKTVEKIASCVGLAFQIQDDILDVTSTPEVLGKPVHSDEKNEKTTYVTLMGADKAARIVEECSNEAIRLLNTLPGENPYLAQLLVQLIHRDR, encoded by the coding sequence ATGAGTTCGAACAGTGATTTTGGAAGGCTGCAAAAGGAGAAGGTAGAGGAGATCGAGGAGATCCTGCAGACCTTTCTTCCGGCGGAAGAGGGATACCAGAAGGTGATCATGGAGGCCATGAACTACAGCCTTATGGCAGGAGGCAAACGGCTACGTCCCATGCTGATGCAGGAGACCCACCGGCTGTTTGGCGGGGAATCCCCTGCCCTTGCGCCTTTTATGGCGGCCATGGAGATGATACATACCTATTCTCTGGTGCATGACGACCTTCCGGCTATGGATAACGACGATTACCGCAGGGGCAGGCTGACCACCTGGAGAGTCTACGGAGAGGATATGGGGATCCTTGCCGGGGACGCTCTTTTGAACTATGCTTTTGAGACGGCCTTTCAGGCATTTTCCCTGGCTCCGGAGGAGGCTTCTTCCATTGGGAGAGCCCTGCAGGTGCTGGGAGAGAAAGCGGGGATCCGCGGGATGATCGGCGGCCAGGTCATTGATGTGGGCAAGACCGGCCAGGCGGTGGAGAAGGAAGTGCTGGACACCATCTATGAACTGAAGACCGGGGCGCTTATCGAGGCGTCCATGATGGTGGGCGCGAGCCTGGCAGGCGCGTCCGAAGAGGAGATAAAGACGGTGGAAAAGATCGCTTCCTGCGTGGGACTGGCCTTCCAGATCCAGGACGATATCCTGGATGTGACCAGCACCCCGGAAGTGCTTGGCAAGCCGGTGCACAGTGACGAGAAAAATGAGAAGACCACGTATGTGACGCTGATGGGAGCCGATAAGGCAGCCAGGATCGTGGAGGAGTGCTCCAATGAGGCCATCCGGCTTCTTAATACCCTTCCGGGGGAGAATCCCTATCTTGCGCAGCTTTTGGTACAGCTGATCCACAGGGACCGATAA
- the xseB gene encoding exodeoxyribonuclease VII small subunit produces MAEKNEEMKQEETLDQTFGRLEELVGRMEAEDISLEESFALYHKGMDLLKSCNDKIDKIEKKMLILDEEGETHEFEQ; encoded by the coding sequence GTGGCTGAGAAGAATGAAGAAATGAAACAGGAAGAGACGCTGGACCAGACCTTTGGACGCCTGGAGGAACTGGTGGGCAGGATGGAGGCGGAAGACATCTCCCTGGAGGAGAGCTTCGCCCTCTACCACAAGGGGATGGACCTGTTGAAGTCCTGTAACGATAAGATTGATAAGATCGAGAAAAAAATGCTGATATTGGATGAAGAAGGAGAGACCCATGAGTTCGAACAGTGA
- the xseA gene encoding exodeoxyribonuclease VII large subunit, producing the protein MAQNVYTVKQVNAYIKNMFTQDYMLGRIYVKGEVSNCKYHTSGHIYFSLKDESGTIACVMFAGQRGGLSFRMQEGQQVIVFGGVNVYERSGSYQLYAREIRLDGEGVLFERFQALKRELEEMGMFAPEYKKPIPAYASRIGVVTAPTGAAVRDIINISRRRNPYVQLILYPAQVQGEGAKESIVRGIAMLDRLGVDVIIVGRGGGSMEDLWVFNEEEVARAIFNCPTPVISAVGHETDTTISDFVADLRAPTPSAAAELAVYDLGMTMERMRELEGRMRRILRQKVELWRSRLKAEAIRLEHLHPRTRIADYRQRLMDLEDQMRTRARRTLLVTRHRMELYVERMKALSPLEKLNQGYAYVRTQDGKALRSIHETRQGDVLEVCVTDGSIRAEVLEKKEEHRG; encoded by the coding sequence ATGGCGCAGAATGTCTATACGGTAAAGCAGGTCAATGCCTACATCAAGAATATGTTCACGCAGGACTATATGCTTGGCCGGATCTATGTCAAGGGCGAGGTGTCCAACTGTAAGTATCACACCTCGGGCCATATATATTTCTCACTGAAAGATGAGTCTGGAACGATTGCCTGTGTCATGTTCGCCGGGCAGCGCGGCGGACTCTCTTTTCGTATGCAGGAAGGGCAGCAGGTGATCGTGTTCGGCGGAGTGAACGTCTATGAGAGGAGTGGTTCCTATCAGCTCTACGCAAGAGAGATCCGCCTTGACGGGGAAGGGGTCCTTTTCGAGCGGTTCCAGGCGCTGAAGCGGGAACTGGAAGAGATGGGGATGTTCGCTCCTGAATATAAGAAACCAATACCGGCCTATGCCTCCAGGATCGGCGTGGTGACCGCACCCACCGGGGCGGCGGTCCGGGACATTATCAATATCTCCCGGCGGAGGAATCCATATGTGCAGCTGATCCTGTATCCGGCCCAGGTGCAGGGCGAAGGGGCCAAAGAAAGCATCGTCCGGGGCATCGCCATGCTGGACCGGCTGGGTGTGGACGTGATCATTGTGGGAAGAGGCGGCGGATCCATGGAAGATCTGTGGGTGTTCAATGAGGAAGAGGTGGCCCGGGCCATCTTTAACTGTCCTACGCCGGTAATCTCGGCGGTGGGCCATGAGACGGACACTACTATCTCGGACTTTGTGGCGGATCTGCGGGCGCCTACCCCTTCTGCGGCGGCGGAGCTTGCGGTCTATGATCTTGGAATGACCATGGAGCGGATGCGGGAGCTGGAAGGAAGGATGAGGCGGATCCTCAGGCAGAAGGTGGAACTGTGGAGGAGCCGGCTTAAGGCAGAGGCCATCCGGCTGGAGCACCTCCATCCCAGAACGCGGATCGCGGACTACCGGCAGCGGCTGATGGATCTGGAGGATCAGATGAGGACCAGGGCGCGCAGGACGCTTCTTGTGACACGCCACCGGATGGAACTGTATGTAGAGCGGATGAAGGCGCTGTCCCCGCTGGAGAAACTGAACCAGGGATACGCCTATGTCCGGACGCAAGACGGGAAGGCGCTGAGAAGCATTCATGAGACCCGGCAGGGAGACGTGCTGGAGGTCTGCGTGACAGACGGCAGTATCCGGGCGGAAGTCCTGGAGAAGAAGGAGGAGCATCGTGGCTGA
- the nusB gene encoding transcription antitermination factor NusB — translation MKRTELREHIFKMIFGLEFNEETEMPEQMRLYFDQLEDAREEDLEYIQTKAEKIAGKTEEIDALINAHTKGWKTSRMNKVDLTILRLAVYEMKWDEDVPVGVAIDEAVELAKKYSGSDGPSFVNGVLAKLTE, via the coding sequence GTGAAGCGGACAGAACTAAGAGAGCATATCTTCAAGATGATCTTCGGGCTGGAGTTTAACGAAGAGACGGAGATGCCTGAGCAGATGCGGCTTTATTTCGATCAGCTTGAAGACGCCAGAGAAGAAGACTTGGAATACATTCAGACAAAGGCAGAGAAGATCGCCGGGAAGACAGAAGAGATCGACGCTTTGATCAACGCCCATACCAAAGGCTGGAAGACCAGCCGGATGAACAAGGTGGATCTTACCATCTTAAGACTGGCCGTCTATGAGATGAAGTGGGATGAGGACGTGCCGGTGGGCGTGGCCATCGACGAGGCTGTGGAGCTGGCGAAAAAATACAGTGGTTCTGACGGGCCTTCGTTTGTCAACGGAGTGCTGGCCAAACTGACGGAGTAA
- a CDS encoding Asp23/Gls24 family envelope stress response protein — protein MGKEERNAYTIKTDENLGEVKIADEVVAIIAGLAAMEVEGVASMAGNATRELISKLGMKSLSKGVKVDVLEGIVTVSLALNLKYGYQIKDITSQVQEKVKAAIENMTGLEVADVNIRVAGVDVPEEA, from the coding sequence ATGGGAAAAGAAGAAAGAAACGCATATACGATAAAGACGGACGAGAATCTTGGAGAGGTTAAGATCGCGGACGAAGTGGTGGCCATCATCGCAGGCCTTGCCGCGATGGAGGTAGAAGGTGTAGCTTCCATGGCGGGGAACGCCACCCGTGAACTGATCAGCAAGCTGGGGATGAAGTCCCTGTCCAAGGGCGTCAAAGTGGATGTACTGGAGGGGATCGTGACCGTATCTCTGGCGCTGAACCTGAAGTACGGCTACCAGATCAAGGACATCACCAGCCAGGTGCAGGAGAAGGTGAAGGCGGCCATTGAGAACATGACCGGCCTGGAAGTGGCTGATGTAAATATCCGCGTTGCCGGAGTGGACGTGCCGGAGGAAGCATAA
- a CDS encoding peptide chain release factor 3, translating into MDQIKSELKNQIEKRRTFAIISHPDAGKTTLTEKFLLYGGAINQAGSVKGKATARHAVSDWMEIEKERGISVTSSVLQFNYGGYCINILDTPGHQDFSEDTYRTLMAADSAVMVIDASKGVEAQTRKLFKVCTMRHIPIFTFINKMDREAMDTFELLDDIETELGIATCPINWPIGSGKEFRGVYDRETRQVEIFSDTHKGTTQGEVKKVDINDPEISWLITDSQRVQLEEEIELQDGAGAAFDQELVSKGKLSPVFFGSALTNFGVETFLQHFLKMTTSPLPRMSDKGLIDPMEEPDFSAFVFKIQANMNKAHRDRIAFMRICSGEFEAGMDVWHMQGGKKVRLSQPQQLMASERKLVERACAGDIIGVFDPGIFSIGDTLTASGDRFAYEGIPTFAPEHFARVRQVDTMKRKQFIKGISQIAQEGAIQIFQEYNTGMEEIIVGVVGVLQFDVLKYRLENEYKVEIRLDNLPYEYIRWIGNEEIDMDRLTGTSDMKKVKDLKGRPLLLFVNEWSIRMTQERNDGLLLEEFGR; encoded by the coding sequence ATGGATCAGATAAAAAGCGAACTGAAAAACCAGATTGAAAAACGGCGGACCTTTGCCATCATTTCCCATCCGGATGCGGGAAAAACCACGCTGACGGAGAAGTTTCTGCTGTACGGCGGCGCCATTAACCAGGCGGGAAGCGTGAAGGGCAAGGCGACCGCCCGCCACGCGGTGTCGGACTGGATGGAGATCGAGAAGGAACGAGGGATCTCGGTTACTTCTTCCGTGCTCCAGTTTAACTACGGGGGATACTGCATCAATATCCTGGACACTCCGGGACATCAGGATTTTTCCGAGGATACTTACCGGACGCTGATGGCGGCGGATTCGGCGGTGATGGTCATTGACGCCTCCAAGGGCGTGGAGGCCCAGACCCGCAAATTATTCAAAGTATGTACCATGCGCCACATTCCCATTTTCACTTTCATCAACAAGATGGATCGGGAGGCTATGGATACCTTTGAGCTTCTGGATGATATTGAGACAGAACTGGGGATCGCCACCTGCCCCATCAACTGGCCCATCGGCTCGGGCAAAGAGTTCCGGGGCGTGTACGACCGGGAGACCAGGCAGGTGGAGATCTTCTCCGATACCCACAAGGGAACTACCCAGGGAGAAGTGAAGAAAGTAGACATCAATGATCCGGAGATCTCCTGGCTCATCACTGATTCCCAGAGAGTCCAGCTGGAGGAGGAGATCGAACTGCAGGACGGGGCAGGGGCAGCCTTTGATCAGGAACTGGTAAGCAAGGGAAAGCTGTCTCCGGTCTTCTTTGGGTCGGCGCTTACCAATTTCGGTGTGGAGACCTTTCTGCAGCATTTCCTTAAGATGACCACATCCCCCCTTCCCCGGATGTCGGACAAGGGGCTTATCGATCCTATGGAAGAACCGGATTTCTCCGCTTTTGTCTTCAAGATCCAGGCCAATATGAACAAGGCCCACCGGGACCGGATCGCCTTTATGCGCATCTGCTCCGGCGAGTTCGAGGCAGGTATGGATGTATGGCACATGCAGGGAGGCAAGAAGGTGCGCCTTTCCCAGCCACAGCAGCTGATGGCCAGCGAGCGGAAGCTGGTGGAGCGGGCCTGCGCCGGGGACATTATCGGGGTGTTTGATCCGGGAATCTTCTCCATCGGAGATACGCTGACCGCCAGCGGGGACCGGTTTGCCTATGAGGGGATCCCTACCTTTGCGCCGGAGCATTTCGCCAGAGTCCGGCAGGTGGATACCATGAAGCGGAAGCAGTTCATCAAGGGCATCAGCCAGATCGCCCAGGAGGGCGCCATCCAGATCTTCCAGGAATACAATACCGGTATGGAAGAGATCATTGTGGGCGTTGTGGGAGTGCTCCAGTTTGATGTGCTGAAGTACCGGCTGGAAAATGAATATAAAGTGGAGATCCGGCTGGATAATCTGCCCTATGAGTACATCCGGTGGATCGGCAACGAGGAGATCGATATGGACAGGCTTACCGGCACTTCGGATATGAAGAAGGTAAAGGATCTGAAAGGGCGTCCCCTTCTTCTGTTTGTCAACGAGTGGAGCATCCGGATGACCCAGGAGCGTAATGATGGGCTGTTACTGGAAGAATTCGGCAGATAG
- a CDS encoding SpoIIIAH-like family protein, producing the protein MKRIFKKNQIIIAALAVMIAAAGYLNYSGRLFSGEENAQEANADLASQELLDISEEDLASASGDIESQDSEAEDGSVEGTPGEAVLTGGEVSGVVAEAKVTREQVRAKNKESLLEIIDNENLSDEQKQEAVNQMVAMTEIAEKEAAAETLLASKGFSEAVVSLTDESADVVVNAAELSDANRAQIEDIVTRKTGVAAENVVITPVNAQGEEGK; encoded by the coding sequence GTGAAACGGATATTTAAGAAGAATCAGATCATCATTGCGGCGCTGGCGGTTATGATCGCGGCGGCGGGATACCTGAATTATTCCGGGAGACTGTTTTCCGGGGAGGAAAACGCCCAGGAGGCGAACGCGGACCTGGCAAGCCAGGAGCTTCTGGATATTTCCGAGGAAGATCTGGCAAGCGCTTCCGGGGATATTGAGAGCCAGGATTCCGAGGCGGAAGACGGGAGCGTAGAGGGGACGCCTGGCGAGGCGGTGCTGACCGGCGGAGAAGTAAGCGGAGTGGTGGCGGAAGCCAAGGTGACCCGGGAGCAGGTGCGGGCGAAGAACAAGGAGTCTCTGCTGGAGATCATCGACAACGAGAACTTAAGCGATGAGCAGAAGCAGGAGGCGGTGAACCAGATGGTGGCCATGACGGAGATCGCTGAGAAGGAAGCGGCGGCGGAGACACTGCTTGCCTCCAAAGGCTTCAGCGAGGCGGTGGTAAGCCTTACAGATGAGTCGGCGGACGTGGTGGTGAACGCGGCGGAGTTAAGCGACGCCAACCGGGCCCAGATCGAGGATATCGTGACCCGCAAAACCGGGGTGGCGGCGGAGAATGTGGTGATCACGCCGGTGAACGCACAGGGAGAAGAAGGGAAATAG
- a CDS encoding stage III sporulation protein AG produces MEIIKKLRQKKWKKDQILILFLAGVLLLVIALPAREPAEQEEGQGTERAQISSSGDRDYAGYLEGRLEEVLSQMAGAGDVTAMVTLASSGEKVVEKDLEKESETVTESDGQGGSRTTGSATSAQTAVYAESEGQGQQPYVSKEMAPEVEGVVILAQGGDNPVVEQKITQAVQALFGIDTHKIRIMKKQ; encoded by the coding sequence TTGGAGATCATTAAGAAACTGAGGCAGAAGAAGTGGAAGAAAGATCAGATCCTGATCCTGTTCCTGGCAGGTGTCCTTTTGCTGGTCATCGCGCTGCCGGCCCGGGAGCCGGCGGAGCAGGAAGAAGGGCAGGGGACAGAACGTGCGCAGATCTCTTCTTCCGGGGACAGAGATTATGCTGGATATCTGGAGGGGCGTCTGGAGGAAGTGCTCTCTCAGATGGCGGGAGCCGGGGATGTGACGGCCATGGTCACTTTAGCTTCCTCCGGGGAGAAGGTGGTGGAAAAGGATCTGGAGAAAGAATCTGAGACGGTGACAGAATCTGACGGCCAGGGCGGGAGTCGGACCACCGGAAGCGCCACCAGCGCCCAGACCGCTGTTTACGCAGAGTCAGAGGGACAGGGGCAGCAGCCCTATGTGAGCAAGGAGATGGCGCCGGAAGTGGAAGGGGTGGTGATTCTGGCCCAGGGCGGGGACAATCCGGTGGTAGAACAGAAGATTACCCAGGCGGTGCAGGCATTATTCGGGATAGACACGCATAAGATTAGGATAATGAAGAAGCAATAA
- a CDS encoding stage III sporulation protein AF, which produces MFAYLYEWIRNVAFYLVLVTALLHVLPRSGYQKYIRFFTGLVLILLVLAPVLKLFQMEEELRDAYRDDSWLEQLEEIEGVEEIQIGDH; this is translated from the coding sequence ATGTTTGCCTATCTGTATGAATGGATCCGCAATGTGGCCTTCTATCTGGTGCTGGTGACGGCGCTCCTCCATGTGCTGCCCCGGTCCGGCTATCAGAAATATATCCGGTTTTTTACCGGGCTGGTGCTGATCCTTTTAGTTCTGGCGCCGGTGCTTAAGCTGTTCCAGATGGAAGAGGAGCTGCGGGATGCATACCGGGACGATTCCTGGCTGGAACAGTTGGAAGAGATCGAGGGAGTGGAGGAGATTCAGATTGGAGATCATTAA